A genomic window from Salvia splendens isolate huo1 chromosome 11, SspV2, whole genome shotgun sequence includes:
- the LOC121756544 gene encoding indole-3-acetate O-methyltransferase 1-like — protein sequence MNFDPYPLSHLPYINPTSLPIFLAHSNQSSLTKSPLFSQLKSMAPTAENVVVSNIKLERMLSMKGGKGEASYVNNSQAQAQHARSMVHLLRETLDGVRLSEEEEEVPFVVADLGCSCGSNTIYMVDFIIKHMMKRHEAAGLHPPEFSAFFSDLPSNDFNVLFQLLPPYGGVSMEECLASDTHRSYFAAGVPGTFYRRLFPAKSVDVFYSAFSLHWLSQVPDVVLDKRSTAYNKGRIFIHGANESTANAYKKQFQSDLGGFLRSRAKEIKRGGSMFLVCLGRTCPDPTDQGGAGLLFGTHFQDAWEDLVQEGLITNEQRDNFNIPVYAPSLEDFKEVVEADGSLLINKLEVFRGGSPLVVNHPDDAAEIGRALANSCRSVSGVLVDAHIGDQLSDELFSRVASRATSQAKELLDQLQFFHIVASLSLA from the exons ATGAATTTTGATCCCTATCCACTCTCTCACCTTCCCTATATAAACCCCACTTCACTCCCCATTTTTCTTGCTCACTCCAATCAATCATCACTCACAAAATCACCTCTCTTCTCTCAACTCAAATCCATGGCTCCCACTGCTGAAAATGTTGTAGTTTCCAACATCAAACTCGAGCGAATGCTAAGCATGAAAGGTGGCAAGGGCGAAGCTAGCTACGTCAACAACTCCCAAGCCCAG GCGCAACATGCCCGGTCGATGGTGCACCTGCTGAGGGAGACCCTCGACGGGGTGCGGCTgagcgaggaggaggaggaggtgcCGTTCGTGGTGGCGGACCTCGGATGCTCGTGCGGGAGCAACACCATATACATGGTGGACTTCATCATAAAGCACATGATGAAGCGCCACGAGGCGGCCGGCCTCCACCCGCCCGAGTTCTCGGCCTTCTTCTCCGATCTCCCCTCCAACGACTTCAACGTCCTCTTCCAGCTCCTCCCCCCCTACGGCGGCGTCAGCATGGAGGAGTGCCTCGCCTCCGACACCCACCGCTCTTACTTCGCCGCTGGAGTCCCCGGCACCTTCTACCGCCGCCTCTTCCCGGCCAAGTCCGTCGACGTCTTCTATTCCGCCTTTTCTCTCCACTGGCTATCTCAG GTACCTGATGTTGTGTTGGACAAGAGATCAACGGCGTACAATAAAGGGAGAATATTCATCCACGGTGCTAATGAGAGCACAGCTAATGCCTACAAGAAGCAATTTCAGAGTGATTTGGGTGGATTTTTGAGGTCAAGGGCGAAAGAGATCAAAAGAGGTGGATCCATGTTCTTGGTTTGTTTGGGCCGGACCTGCCCCGACCCCACCGACCAGGGCGGTGCCGGCCTTCTCTTCGGTACTCATTTTCAAGATGCTTGGGAAGATCTTGTTCAAGAG GGCCTAATCACTAATGAACAACGCGATAACTTCAACATTCCGGTCTACGCGCCGAGCCTAGAGGATTTCAAGGAGGTGGTGGAAGCCGACGGCTCGCTCCTGATAAACAAGCTGGAAGTCTTCCGAGGCGGGAGTCCGCTTGTGGTGAACCACCCCGACGACGCCGCAGAGATCGGCCGCGCCCTCGCCAACAGCTGCCGCAGCGTCAGCGGTGTCCTCGTCGACGCGCACATCGGCGACCAGCTCAGCGACGAGCTTTTCTCGCGCGTCGCCAGCCGAGCCACGAGCCAAGCCAAGGAGCTCCTCGACCAGCTCCAGTTCTTTCACATTGTGGCTTCCCTATCTTTAGCTTGA